One Spirochaeta africana DSM 8902 genomic window carries:
- a CDS encoding lipase family protein: MTMESLLLQVFDPPLPWKRFSGTLGVDLALGLLDSRTLYINFKCADSLQDMIVNLRMSPQRIPGRSECIRVHRGMLRAYLEVQPDIHAMVYTQGLQRVVIQGFSLGAGLALLCGEDLARLREQDPRLAQLELTEHGLSCVAGAPRVLYRGGDSELFSRRTRGMLRVVNHNDTVTRLPHAWMGYRHTGELVAIGTRRLWPFSLRSFLEHAPQSYLGHVRTPDYRDTRNSNPFYRDSLIYTLGVHAGLMYIVRSLLRLGVS; the protein is encoded by the coding sequence ATGACTATGGAATCCTTGCTTTTGCAGGTGTTCGATCCGCCGCTTCCCTGGAAACGGTTTTCTGGCACCCTCGGGGTAGATTTAGCTCTTGGGCTGCTGGATAGTCGAACATTATATATCAATTTCAAGTGTGCCGACTCCCTGCAGGACATGATCGTGAACCTGCGGATGAGTCCGCAGCGCATACCCGGCAGAAGCGAGTGTATTCGCGTGCATCGTGGCATGCTGCGGGCGTACCTGGAGGTGCAACCCGATATTCATGCCATGGTGTACACTCAGGGGCTGCAACGGGTTGTCATCCAGGGATTCAGTCTGGGTGCCGGACTGGCACTGCTATGCGGTGAAGATCTGGCCCGGCTGAGAGAACAGGACCCCCGCCTGGCACAGCTTGAACTGACCGAACACGGTCTGAGCTGTGTTGCCGGCGCACCGCGGGTTCTGTATCGCGGTGGTGACAGTGAACTCTTTTCCCGTCGTACCAGGGGTATGCTGCGTGTGGTTAACCATAATGATACCGTGACCAGGCTTCCCCATGCCTGGATGGGGTATCGACATACCGGTGAGCTGGTGGCTATCGGTACCCGCCGGCTCTGGCCTTTCAGCCTGCGCTCGTTCCTGGAGCATGCCCCGCAGTCGTACCTCGGTCATGTGCGTACCCCGGATTATCGTGACACCAGGAACAGCAACCCGTTCTACCGCGACTCTCTGATCTATACCCTGGGAGTACATGCAGGATTGATGTATATAGTACGCAGCCTGCTGCGGTTGGGTGTTTCCTGA